A genomic window from Aquila chrysaetos chrysaetos chromosome 9, bAquChr1.4, whole genome shotgun sequence includes:
- the TMEM79 gene encoding transmembrane protein 79, translating to MAAADPILPPEEVALLELGKVALAAPLDKVTPAPDEHLGHPDATLPWDRCQHSTQGQLKPVETKRRSSPEGGREDPKEAALTCPPAEAEDEEGPGLPVVAAHVFVPIDPQCIERTLGKRKKQPDPWPQEEGKGGYIPHSNRPDSLCQKQVFLPIGPSRYRDPLGFEGQVAKPLTEGPRCPCARDCSAGNLKAVASVVVALLLCPCLVYGAYVFLPFDAPLLPTVSARLVYTLHCAAFATFPIVLGMIVSGISRLCSSALEPFGELQQEVELHRTYVSQSVHLFILYFFNMAVLATYLPQEVLKLIPLLTGLFAISRLIYWLSYAIGRSFRAFGFCMTFLPLLAMLLWNLYSMFVLEPEKLLAVAAPKPEDRSKDSGAKLRYWG from the exons ATGGCTGCTGCTGACCCCATCCTGCCACCTGAGGAGGTGGctttgctggagctggggaaggtggCCCTGGCTGCTCCCCTGGACAAGGTGACACCAGCCCCAGATGAACACCTGGGGCACCCTGATGCCACTCTGCCATGGGACCGGTGCCAGCACAGTACCCAGGGCCAGCTGAAGCCTGTGGAGACGAAGAGGCGTTCAAGTCCCGAAGGGGGCCGCGAAGACCCCAAGGAGGCTGCTCTCACCTGCCCCCCAGCTGAGGCCGAAGACGAGGAAGGCCCCGGGCTGCCCGTGGTGGCGGCCCACGTCTTTGTGCCCATCGACCCGCAGTGCATTGAGCGGACACTCGGCAAGCGGAAGAAGCAACCTGACCCATGGCCCCAGGAGGAGGGCAAGGGGGGCTACATCCCCCACAGCAACAGACCCGACAGCCTCTGCCAGAAGCAGGTCTTCCTTCCCATCGGCCCCTCACGCTACAGGGACCCACTGGGCTTTGAGGGGCAAGTGGCCAAGCCGCTGACCGAGGGGCCACGGTGCCCATGCGCCAGGGACTGCAGTGCTGGCAACCTCAAGGCTGTGGCCTCAGTGGTGGTggccctgctcctctgcccctgcctcGTTTACGGGGCCTACGTCTTCCTGCCTTTTGATGCCCCGCTGCTGCCCACTGTCAGCGCCCGCCTGGTCTACACACTCCACTGTGCTGCCTTTGCCACGTTCCCCATCGTTCTGG GGATGATCGTCAGTGGCATCTCCCGCCTCTGCTCCTCCGCACTGGAGCCCTTCGGGGAGCTACAGCAGGAGGTGGAGCTCCACCGCACCTACGTCTCCCAGTCTGTCCATCTCTTCATCCTCTACTTCTTCAACATGGCTGTGCTGGCCACCTACCTCCCACAGGAGGTCCTCAAGCTCATCCCCCTGCTCACGGGGCTTTTTGCCATCTCCCG GTTGATTTACTGGCTGTCATATGCCATCGGGCGCTCCTTCCGTGCCTTTGGCTTCTGCATGACCTTTCTGCCCCTCCTAGCCATGCTACTCTGGAACCTTTACAGCATGTTTGTCCTGGAGCCTGAAAAACTCCTTGCTGTGGCAGCACCAAAGCCTGAGGACCGCTCCAAGGACAGTGGAGCCAAACTCCGGTACTGGGGGTGA
- the LOC115345383 gene encoding glycosylated lysosomal membrane protein: protein MAPSALVLLLLLLLALAGGRGGTGQGGAGGSRRQVSMQYNPGWNNSSVNLLHVRAVGPSDTLHYIWSSIGAPTVLLVATESRSSTLGINWTQLLSPAPAGAIWIDPPSSVVYSTAVVFTKVFEYSEAKTLEELFYPTYDLSDFSWDSINHTLNHTALTAEFTGIPATDPSGSFSNGSLAFQVTAYEASGRDGPLPSLLHTANSSKVEFVLAGVALRGNSSRFVLEVATVEEIGVVQKLRSARSIDDEYTPTIFEMLSLVAESQNDSSMLSFLQWKATAYGSQTPRREDSIQCQSHGLQAANWTLPVSSIVHAYFGEGVGSTYTISAINISFGGEDGKVYWEKHYLSWSALLGFGQPPKDTFSPLVISIMAVALGTPIVILLVGSSVVLFAQRKRYSEYEPIN, encoded by the exons ATGGCCCCTAGCgcgctggtgctgctgctgctgctgctgctcgcGCtggcgggcggccgggggggcactgggcagggaggggcCGGTGGCAGCCGCCGGCAG gtgTCGATGCAGTACAACCCTGGCTGGAACAACTCCTCTGTCAACCTGCTTCACGTGCGGGCGGTGGGACCTAGTGACACCCTGCACTACATCTGGAGCAGTATCGGGGCCCCCACGGTGCTGTTGGTGGCTACggagagcaggagcagcaccCTGGGTATCAACTGGACCCAGCTGCTTTCGCCTGCTCCTGCGGGTGCCATCTGGATCGACCCTCCCAGCAGTGTTGTCTACTCTACTGCTGTTGTCTTCACCAAG GTGTTTGAATACAGTGAGGCCAAAACACTGGAAGAACTCTTCTACCCCACGTACGACCTGTCTGACTTTTCCTGGGACAGCATCAATCACACCCTGAACCACACGGCCCTGACAGCTGAGTTCACAGGCATCCCGGCCACTGACCCCAGTGGCAGCTTCTCCAACGGCAGCCTGGCATTTCAG GTGACAGCCTACGAGGCCAGTGGCCGTGACGggcccctgcccagcctcctGCACACAGCAAACAGCTCTAAGGTGGAGTTTGTCCTGGCTGGGGTGGCTCTGCGGGGCAACAGCTCCCGATTTGTGCTGGAGGTGGCCACGGTGGAGGAGATAGGGGTGGTGCAGAAGTTGCGCTCAGCACGCTCCATCGATGACGAGTACACTCCCACCATCTTCGAG ATGCTCTCCCTGGTAGCTGAGTCCCAAAATGACAGCTCCATGCTCAGCTTCCTGCAGTGGAAGGCGACAGCCTACGGCTCCCAGACCCCCAGGCGTGAGGACAGCATCCAGTGCCAGTCTCACGGCCTGCAAGCAGCCAACTGGACCCTGCCTGTGTCCAGCATTGTCCACGCCTACTTTGGGGAGGGTGTAGGCAGCACCTACACCATCAGTGCCATCAATATCTCTTTTGGGGGAGAGGATGGAAAGGTTTACTGGGAGAAGCACTACCTTAGCTG GTCTGCTCTGCTGGGCTTCGGGCAGCCCCCCAAGGACACCTTCTCCCCCCTTGTTATCTCCATCATGGCTGTGGCACTGGGCACCCCCATTGTGATTCTCCTTGTGGGCAGCTCCGTGGTCCTCTTTGCCCAGAGGAAACGCTACTCTGAGTACGAGCCCATCAACTGA
- the CCT3 gene encoding T-complex protein 1 subunit gamma, translated as MMGPRPVLVLSQNMKRESGRKVQTGNITAAKTIADIIRTCLGPRAMMKMLLDPMGGIVMTNDGNAILREIQVQHPAAKSMIEISRTQDEEVGDGTTSVIILAGEMLSVAEQFLEQQMHPTVIIGAYRKALDDMISILKKIGTPVDVNNKEMMLKIIKSAINTKAINRWSDLACSIALDAVKTVEFEENGRKEIDIKKYAKVEKIPGGFSEDSCVLRGIMVNKDVTHPRMRRLIKNPRIVLLDCSLEYKKGESQTDIEITREEDFARILQMEEEYIQQICEDLMRVKPDLVITEKGISDLAQHYLMRANITAIRRVRKTDNNRIARACGARIVSRTDELREEDVGTGARLFEVKKIGDEYFAFITDCRDPKACTVVLRGASKEILAEVERNLQDAMQVCRNVLLDPQLVPGGGATEMAVSHALTEKSKGMTGVEQWPYRAVAQALEVIPRTLIQNCGASTIRVLTSLRAKHTQEGSQTWGVNGETGALVDMKDLGIWEPLAVKLQTYKTAVETAVLLLRIDDIVSGHKKKGDDQSKQPAAPEATQE; from the exons ATGATGGGCCCGCGCCCTGTCCTCGTGCTCA GTCAGAATATGAAACGTGAGTCTGGAAGAAAAGTCCAGACTGGAAACATCACTGCTGCTAAG ACTATTGCTGACATTATCCGAACATGTTTAGGACCAAGAGCTATGATGAAG ATGCTTTTGGACCCCATGGGTGGGATTGTGATGACCAATGATGGCAATGCTATTCTTAGAGAA ATTCAAGTCCAGCATCCAGCTGCAAAATCAATGATAGAGATTAGCCGTACTCAAGATGAAGAAGTTGGAGATGGGACCACATCTGTAATTATCCTTG ccgGAGAGATGCTCTCTGTTGCTGAACAATTCCTTGAACAGCAGATGCACCCAACTGTGATCATTGGGGCTTATCGTAAGGCTCTGGATGACATGATCAGTATTCTAAAGAAAATTGG CACTCCAGTGGACGTGAACAACAAAGAGATgatgcttaaaataataaagagtGCTATAAATACCAAGGCAATAAACCGCTGGTCTGACTTGGCCTGTAGCATTGCTCTTGATGCTGTTAAGACTGTGGAGTTTGAAGAAAATGGCAGAAAGGAaattgatattaaaaaatatgcaaaagtaGAAAAG ATTCCAGGTGGTTTTAGTGAAGACTCCTGTGTTTTGCGTGGAATCATGGTGAATAAAGATGTAACTCATCCCAGAATGCGTCGCCTTATTAAGAATCCACGCATTGTCCTTCTGGATTGTTCGCTAGAGTACAAAAAAGGAGAGAGCCAG ACTGATATTGAAATAACGCGGGAGGAAGACTTTGCCCGTATCCTGCAGATGGAGGAAGAATACATTCAGCAGATTTGCGAGGATCTGATGAGAGTCAAGCCAGATCTGGTCatcacagaaaaaggaatttctg ACTTGGCCCAACACTACCTGATGAGAGCCAACATCACCGCGATCCGCAGAGTAAGAAAGACGGACAACAACAGGATTGCCAG GGCCTGTGGAGCTCGCATTGTGAGTCGCACAGATGAGCTGCGCGAGGAGGATGTGGGAACTGGAGCCAGACtctttgaagttaaaaaaataggaGATGAGTACTTTGCCTTCATCACTGATTGCAGAGACCCCAAGGCTTGCACTGTTGTTCTGCGTGGAGCCAGCAAGGAAATCCTAGCA GAGGTAGAACGCAACCTTCAGGATGCCATGCAGGTGTGTCGCAATGTCCTCCTCGACCCACAGCTGGTGCCAGGAGGGGGAGCTACCGAAATGGCCGTTTCCCATGCGCTCACAGAGAAGTCCAAAGGCATGACGGGTGTGGAGCAGTGGCCCTACCGTGCAGTAGCCCAGGCTCTGGAAGTCATTCCCCGAACGCTGATCCAGAACTGTGGCGCTAGTACCATCCGTGTGCTGACCTCACTCAGG GCAAAACACACTCAGGAAGGCAGCCAGACATGGGGAGTGAATGGTGAGACCGGAGCCTTAGTTGATATGAAGGACCTGGGGATCTGGGAGCCTTTAGCAGTCAAATTGCAGACCTATAAAACAGCAGTAGAG ACTGCAGTTCTGCTCCTCCGCATTGATGACATTGTTTCGGGGCACAAAAAGAAGGGTGATGATCAAAGCAAGCAGCCTGCTGCACCAGAGGCAACCCAGGAATAA
- the SSR2 gene encoding translocon-associated protein subunit beta, whose translation MKLLVLAVFALFYVARCEEGARLLASKSLLNRYAVEGKDLTLQYNIYNVGSSAALDVELSDDSFPPEDFGIVSGMLNVKWDRIAPASNVSHTVVLRPLKAGYFNFTSATITYLAQEGGQVVVGFTSAPGQGGILAQREFDRRFSPHFLDWAAFGVMTLPSIGIPLLLWYSSKRKYDTPKTKKN comes from the exons ATGAAGCTCCTGGTTCTTGCTGTGTTTGCCCTGTTTTATGTGGCCCGCTGTGAGGAAGGCGCCAGGCTCCTGGCCTCCAAATCTCTGTTAAACAGATATGCAGTGGAGGGCAAGGACTTGACTTTGCAGTACAACATCTACAATGTTGGCTCCAG TGCTGCTTTAGATGTGGAGCTGTCAGATGATTCTTTCCCCCCAGAAGATTTTGGCATCGTCTCTGGGATGCTCAATGTCAAGTGGGACAGGATCGCTCC AGCAAGTAATGTGTCCCACACTGTGGTTCTGCGGCCTCTCAAAGCTGGTTACTTCAACTTCACCTCTGCTACCATCACATACCTGGCACAGGAGGGTGGACAGGTTGTG GTTGGTTTCACTAGTgctcctgggcagggaggaatCTTGGCTCAGCGTGAGTTTGACAGGAGGTTCTCCCCTCACTTT CTGGACTGGGCAGCTTTTGGTGTGATGACCCTGCCCTCCATTGGGATCCCACTGCTGCTGTGGTACTCAAGCAAGAGAAAGTATgacacccccaaaaccaaaaagaactGA